The Rhabdothermincola sediminis genome window below encodes:
- a CDS encoding aldehyde dehydrogenase family protein yields MSAAGAFARAAAAAPGWAARPLEERVAIIRRFGDLVERDRDRLAAILTDDMGKPITQSRNELAGVGPRVDYFVDAVPRVLRPTTVHDDGELVEQVGYEPLGVVANISAWNYPWFVGTNVQLPALLTGNAVLYKPSELVPRTGEAITELLHAAGVPEDVFVLVPGGPGAGAALVEQPVDGVFFTGSYATGRRIAEAVAGRMIRLQLELGGKDPIYVTDDVDLEPAAASLADGAFYNNGQSCCSVERIYVHEAVYEAFVEAFVAVVEGFVVGDPHDERTYLGPLARPEQLEVLEAQVADAVAKGAVVRTGGHRLADRPGAWFAPTVITGATNEMLVMREESFGPVIGIGVVASDDEAVALMNDTDYGLTAGVYTRDEQRARRLLARLDVGSAYWNCCDRVSPRLPWSGRHHSGIGATLGAAGILACVQPKAWHLRR; encoded by the coding sequence ATGAGCGCGGCCGGCGCGTTCGCTCGGGCGGCAGCCGCGGCGCCCGGCTGGGCTGCTCGCCCGCTGGAGGAGCGGGTGGCGATCATCCGCCGGTTCGGCGACCTCGTGGAGCGGGATCGCGACCGGCTGGCGGCGATCCTCACCGACGACATGGGCAAGCCGATCACCCAGTCCCGCAACGAGCTGGCGGGAGTGGGTCCTCGGGTCGACTACTTCGTGGACGCGGTCCCGCGCGTCCTGCGACCGACCACGGTGCACGACGACGGCGAGCTGGTCGAGCAGGTCGGCTACGAGCCTCTCGGAGTCGTCGCCAACATCTCGGCGTGGAACTACCCGTGGTTCGTGGGGACGAACGTCCAGCTCCCCGCGCTGCTCACGGGCAATGCCGTGCTCTACAAGCCCTCGGAGCTGGTGCCGCGCACCGGTGAGGCCATCACCGAGCTCCTGCACGCCGCAGGAGTTCCCGAGGACGTGTTCGTGCTGGTGCCCGGCGGCCCCGGCGCGGGTGCTGCCTTGGTCGAGCAGCCGGTCGACGGGGTGTTCTTCACCGGCTCCTACGCCACGGGGCGGCGGATCGCCGAGGCCGTCGCCGGTCGCATGATCAGGCTCCAGCTCGAGCTGGGCGGCAAGGACCCGATCTACGTCACCGACGATGTCGACCTCGAGCCCGCCGCCGCCTCCCTGGCCGACGGTGCCTTCTACAACAACGGGCAGAGTTGTTGCTCCGTCGAGCGGATCTACGTGCACGAAGCCGTGTACGAAGCGTTCGTGGAGGCGTTCGTCGCCGTGGTCGAGGGCTTCGTCGTCGGTGATCCCCACGACGAGCGCACCTACCTCGGCCCCCTCGCCCGCCCGGAGCAGCTCGAGGTGCTCGAGGCCCAGGTGGCCGACGCGGTGGCGAAAGGCGCGGTGGTGCGAACCGGAGGTCACCGGCTGGCCGATCGTCCAGGGGCCTGGTTCGCTCCGACGGTCATCACGGGAGCGACGAACGAGATGCTCGTCATGCGAGAGGAAAGCTTCGGCCCCGTCATCGGCATCGGCGTGGTGGCGAGCGACGATGAGGCGGTCGCCCTGATGAACGACACCGACTACGGCCTGACCGCGGGCGTGTACACCCGCGACGAGCAGCGAGCCCGGCGGCTCCTCGCTCGGCTCGACGTGGGCTCCGCCTACTGGAACTGCTGCGACCGGGTGAGCCCTCGGCTGCCCTGGTCGGGGCGGCACCACTCGGGCATCGGAGCCACGCTGGGCGCGGCGGGCATCCTGGCCTGCGTGCAGCCCAAGGCCTGGCACCTGCGGCGTTGA
- a CDS encoding iron-containing alcohol dehydrogenase — protein MAIDRFSFPTDIRFGLGARHLLADHLLEVGVGRPLVVTDKGVSALPLLDELVGALRGAGLQPAVFDGVWGNPTESQVRSGVGRYHEHGADAVVGVGGGAALDVAKAVALMATHPGELFDYEDGRPGARPITDAVCHLVALPTTAGTGSEVGRSAVISDDTTHVKRIIFSPHLLARVVLADPELTVGLPPQLTAATGMDALTHNIEAYLAKAYHPICDGIALEGLRLGATHLLRAVAEPGDLDARTGMLMSSMMGAIAFQKGLGVVHSTAHALGTVADLHHGLANAVMIDHALRINVEACPERFAMLAASAGLDSHAPDAFLGWLRDLKTDIGIPPSLSQLGVDPSRIDELSRVAFADPCHLDNPRPVTEADLRGIFVEAFG, from the coding sequence ATGGCGATCGACCGATTCAGCTTCCCCACCGACATCCGATTCGGCCTGGGTGCCCGTCACCTCCTTGCTGACCACCTCCTCGAGGTCGGGGTCGGGCGTCCGCTGGTCGTCACGGACAAGGGGGTGTCGGCCCTCCCGTTGTTGGACGAGCTGGTGGGCGCGCTCCGTGGCGCGGGCTTGCAGCCCGCCGTGTTCGACGGCGTCTGGGGCAACCCCACCGAGTCGCAGGTGCGGTCGGGGGTCGGGCGCTACCACGAGCACGGGGCGGACGCCGTGGTGGGGGTGGGAGGCGGAGCGGCGCTCGACGTCGCCAAGGCGGTGGCCCTCATGGCCACCCATCCGGGCGAGCTGTTCGACTACGAGGACGGCCGTCCCGGGGCGCGGCCGATCACGGATGCGGTGTGCCACCTGGTGGCGCTCCCCACCACCGCGGGTACGGGGAGCGAGGTGGGGCGCAGCGCGGTGATCAGCGACGACACCACCCACGTCAAGCGGATCATCTTCTCGCCGCACCTGCTGGCTCGGGTGGTGCTCGCCGACCCCGAGCTGACGGTCGGTCTGCCGCCGCAGCTCACCGCGGCCACCGGCATGGATGCCCTCACCCACAACATCGAGGCGTACCTGGCCAAGGCGTACCACCCCATCTGCGACGGCATCGCCCTCGAAGGGCTCCGCCTGGGAGCGACCCACCTGCTGCGCGCCGTGGCCGAGCCGGGGGATCTCGACGCCCGCACGGGGATGCTGATGTCGTCGATGATGGGGGCCATCGCCTTCCAGAAGGGGCTGGGGGTGGTGCACTCGACCGCCCACGCGCTCGGCACCGTGGCCGACCTGCACCACGGCCTGGCCAACGCGGTGATGATCGACCACGCCCTGCGCATCAACGTCGAGGCCTGCCCCGAGCGATTCGCGATGCTGGCCGCCAGCGCCGGGCTCGACTCGCACGCTCCCGACGCGTTCCTGGGTTGGCTGCGCGACCTGAAGACCGACATCGGGATCCCGCCGTCGCTCTCCCAGCTCGGTGTGGATCCTTCGCGGATCGACGAGCTGTCAAGGGTGGCCTTCGCCGATCCCTGCCACCTGGACAACCCTCGTCCGGTGACCGAGGCCGACCTCCGGGGCATCTTCGTGGAGGCCTTCGGGTGA
- a CDS encoding aldehyde dehydrogenase family protein — translation MKEFDQLYIGGAWVASQGGETIEVVNPSTEQVCGRVPAGTPADVARAVEAARAAFETWGSTSPEERRKHIEGIAEGLRSRSEEIAACISEELGMPIRLATAIQAGLPAANMANHVRILEDFLFEEQVGNSLVIREPVGVVGAITPWNYPLHQIVAKVAPALAAGCTVVLKPSEVTPLNAFILTEIIDAVGLPAGVFNLVTGTGPVVGEAIAAHPDVDMVSFTGSTRAGKRVGELGAQTVKRVHLELGGKSANVILDDADLDACVAPGVISGCFLNSGQTCSALTRMLVPRGKQAQVVALAKAAAESVTVGPADSDARLGPLVSATQRDRVRAYIQTGIDEGATLVTGGVDPPQGLDTGYFVQPTVFADVTPDMTIAREEIFGPVLAIMPYDDEEQAVEIANATIYGLAGAVQSADVERAKAFARRMRTGQVNVNEGGFNLLAPFGGYKQSGNGRELGRFGLEEFLEYKSLQLPA, via the coding sequence GTGAAGGAGTTCGATCAGCTCTACATCGGTGGTGCCTGGGTGGCGTCCCAGGGCGGCGAGACGATCGAGGTCGTCAACCCTTCCACCGAGCAGGTCTGCGGGCGCGTGCCGGCGGGGACGCCGGCGGATGTCGCTCGCGCCGTCGAGGCGGCTCGCGCCGCCTTCGAGACCTGGGGTTCCACATCCCCCGAGGAGCGCCGCAAGCACATCGAGGGCATCGCGGAGGGTCTGCGGTCGCGAAGCGAGGAGATCGCGGCCTGCATCTCCGAAGAGCTCGGCATGCCCATCCGGCTGGCCACCGCCATCCAGGCAGGGTTGCCGGCGGCGAACATGGCCAACCACGTCCGGATCCTCGAGGACTTCCTGTTCGAGGAGCAGGTCGGCAACTCCCTGGTCATCCGCGAACCGGTGGGGGTGGTCGGAGCGATCACTCCGTGGAACTACCCGCTCCACCAGATCGTGGCCAAGGTCGCCCCCGCCCTCGCCGCTGGTTGCACCGTGGTGCTCAAACCCAGCGAGGTCACACCCTTGAACGCCTTCATCCTCACCGAGATCATCGACGCCGTGGGCCTGCCCGCAGGGGTGTTCAACCTGGTCACCGGGACCGGCCCGGTGGTCGGCGAGGCCATCGCCGCCCATCCGGACGTCGACATGGTGTCGTTCACGGGCTCGACCCGTGCCGGCAAGCGGGTCGGAGAGCTCGGCGCGCAGACCGTCAAGCGGGTCCACCTGGAGCTCGGGGGGAAGTCCGCCAACGTGATCCTCGACGACGCAGACCTCGACGCCTGCGTCGCTCCCGGCGTGATCTCGGGTTGCTTCCTGAACTCGGGCCAGACCTGCAGCGCGCTCACCCGGATGCTGGTCCCCCGCGGCAAGCAGGCTCAGGTGGTGGCCCTCGCCAAAGCCGCGGCCGAGAGCGTCACCGTCGGCCCGGCGGACTCCGACGCCAGGCTCGGCCCGCTCGTCTCGGCCACCCAGCGCGATCGGGTGCGGGCCTACATCCAGACCGGCATCGACGAGGGGGCCACGCTCGTGACCGGCGGTGTCGATCCGCCTCAGGGCCTCGACACCGGGTACTTCGTGCAGCCCACGGTCTTCGCCGACGTCACCCCGGACATGACGATCGCGCGGGAGGAGATCTTCGGCCCTGTGCTGGCGATCATGCCCTACGACGACGAGGAGCAGGCGGTCGAGATCGCGAACGCCACCATCTACGGATTGGCTGGGGCGGTGCAGTCGGCCGACGTCGAGCGTGCGAAGGCGTTCGCCCGGCGGATGCGAACCGGTCAGGTGAACGTCAACGAAGGTGGGTTCAACCTGCTCGCGCCGTTCGGCGGTTACAAGCAGTCGGGCAACGGGCGGGAGCTGGGGCGGTTCGGCCTCGAGGAGTTCCTCGAGTACAAGTCCCTGCAACTCCCGGCTTGA
- a CDS encoding 50S ribosomal protein L11 methyltransferase — translation MQGWRQVRVEVDATAVDAISGALWGAGVAGIEECPVGSGARCALLAAVPADRLDAVVEAVSEFDPVAADLDPEAGLDTWKRHAHPVEAGPFVVEPAWWAPAATSAAPGVGACGGVGTDLRHLRIDPGRSFGSGSHVTTRLMLEAVGRFTRPGSRVLDVGCGSGVLSVAAAVSGASEVRAVDLDPHAVEATIANARRNGVGARIDCDDASLEHVRGVFDLVLANIGASVLVDLAGPLAARVAPGGRLVLSGMLDEQVDQVAAAHADAFPDGAERRGRDGWGLMVLCRPAPSPSLSGSPVGERG, via the coding sequence GTGCAGGGTTGGAGACAGGTCCGTGTCGAGGTGGATGCCACCGCGGTGGACGCGATCTCGGGCGCTTTGTGGGGGGCGGGCGTCGCCGGTATCGAGGAATGCCCGGTGGGAAGCGGTGCCCGCTGCGCGCTGCTGGCCGCCGTGCCCGCCGACCGGCTCGACGCCGTCGTGGAGGCGGTCTCCGAGTTCGATCCGGTCGCCGCCGACCTCGATCCCGAGGCCGGGCTGGACACCTGGAAGCGTCATGCGCACCCGGTCGAGGCCGGCCCGTTCGTGGTGGAGCCGGCTTGGTGGGCACCGGCAGCCACCTCGGCCGCACCGGGCGTCGGGGCCTGCGGCGGGGTCGGTACCGACCTTCGCCACTTGCGGATCGACCCCGGCCGCAGCTTCGGGAGCGGCAGCCACGTGACGACCAGGCTGATGCTGGAAGCGGTCGGGCGCTTCACCCGGCCCGGGTCCCGGGTGCTCGACGTGGGCTGCGGCTCGGGGGTGTTGTCGGTGGCGGCGGCCGTGTCGGGCGCGTCGGAGGTGCGAGCGGTCGACCTCGACCCTCACGCGGTGGAGGCGACCATCGCGAATGCTCGGCGCAACGGCGTCGGGGCGCGGATCGACTGCGACGACGCCAGCCTCGAGCACGTTCGCGGGGTCTTCGATCTCGTGCTGGCGAACATCGGGGCCTCGGTGCTCGTCGACCTCGCCGGGCCGCTGGCGGCTCGGGTCGCACCGGGTGGCCGGCTGGTGCTGAGCGGGATGCTCGACGAGCAGGTGGACCAGGTCGCTGCTGCCCACGCCGATGCGTTCCCCGACGGGGCGGAGCGCCGGGGTCGCGACGGGTGGGGGTTGATGGTCCTGTGCCGGCCGGCCCCGTCCCCGTCCCTCTCGGGATCGCCGGTCGGGGAGCGGGGATAG
- a CDS encoding AIM24 family protein: MPIHPVALDMAAAQETTGQDPFTLQNKKMLKVLLHYGPIKAALGSMVAYQGDAKFESAGAGGAGKWLKQKFTGEGQKLMTVQGTGEVFLADMGKEIQVMYLENDSVSVNGASILAHSASIDGDIQMVGGAGMMAGGMWNVTLSGTGYVAVTTDGPPVVLDVASAPTFADPNAVVMWTSGVTMNVKADVNLKTLIGKGSGETFQMAFGGQGWVMIQPSEGYTAGGGQGTGVGV; this comes from the coding sequence GTGCCGATCCATCCTGTCGCCCTGGACATGGCCGCCGCGCAGGAGACGACGGGCCAGGACCCGTTCACTCTGCAGAACAAGAAGATGCTCAAGGTGTTGTTGCACTACGGCCCGATCAAGGCCGCTCTCGGCTCGATGGTCGCCTACCAGGGCGACGCCAAGTTCGAGTCCGCGGGGGCGGGCGGGGCCGGCAAGTGGCTCAAGCAGAAGTTCACCGGTGAAGGCCAGAAGCTCATGACGGTCCAGGGCACCGGCGAGGTGTTCCTCGCCGACATGGGCAAGGAGATCCAGGTGATGTACCTGGAGAACGACTCGGTCAGCGTCAACGGCGCGAGCATCCTCGCCCACAGCGCTAGCATCGATGGCGACATCCAGATGGTCGGTGGCGCCGGGATGATGGCGGGTGGCATGTGGAACGTGACCTTGTCGGGCACGGGCTACGTGGCCGTGACGACCGACGGCCCTCCGGTGGTGCTCGACGTGGCCAGCGCACCCACCTTCGCCGATCCCAACGCCGTGGTCATGTGGACCAGCGGGGTCACCATGAACGTCAAGGCCGACGTGAACCTGAAGACGCTCATCGGCAAGGGCTCGGGTGAGACCTTCCAGATGGCCTTCGGCGGGCAGGGCTGGGTGATGATCCAGCCGTCAGAGGGCTACACCGCTGGTGGCGGGCAGGGCACCGGCGTCGGCGTGTAG
- a CDS encoding DUF4012 domain-containing protein, whose product MRARRPSTGDRWWEPVSVWAIAGLAGLGALFAAGAPTGLALVDGCWRFLFAAAVTRAAAYAGPPSWIVLAGVGACIAVGGQPVLVAGALVVLVAAIALALAPSRPAIAGMVVVGAGVQVLLRLPDTGPAGLTALASLVGAAAVAGSAYRRAGGTARRRARRVALAGGMVGGLVLVPVVVAGAITWRNGSRAAEESRAWLDAARAGDQQGVLAHLRSAREAFDTTASATTAWYVQPGRALPIVGRQLDAVTTVARSGAAIVDAATRAAEVADVEQLRVEGGRVDVELLAALAQPMHDAAEVMAGSLGELGALDETWLLPVVRARVDRFEQQVIEAIDDADLAAVALDVAPDLLGRSGARRYLILFTSPAETRELGGFMGNWGELVADGGALELTTSGRAADLNAGSRLPLGQHPPLADPARYPERYLQYRPWTHWQNITGTPDFPTVAEMARELYPLAREGEAIDGVLYVDPEGLAALLRLVGEIRVAGYEQPLTPDNVADFLLRQQYAQFPDTDERVDFLERVSRETFERLTTGDLPGPRTVGEALGPAVAAGQLRFWAFDPREQALLRRLGLDGAMAPPAPGSDGLLVTVANANPNKLDAYLHRTVRYDVELDPATGVMEGRVAIELFNDAPAGGSDYAAGNDYGFPHGSNRTYLSLFSRFPVTSATVEGEVLPVEMHEEYGWRRAGAHVVVPPRGRLAVTFTVRGSMEPDRYRLDVRAPALVFPDRIEVTVHRRDGERQPLVIDGPGVSGEGSSGAGSARFDLRGAAVVRVASPPGGAGK is encoded by the coding sequence ATGCGCGCACGGCGACCATCGACGGGGGATCGCTGGTGGGAGCCCGTCTCGGTGTGGGCGATCGCCGGGCTGGCTGGTCTCGGGGCCCTGTTCGCGGCGGGCGCGCCCACGGGGCTGGCCCTGGTGGACGGCTGTTGGCGCTTCCTGTTCGCCGCGGCGGTGACCCGGGCCGCGGCCTACGCGGGGCCTCCGAGCTGGATCGTGCTGGCCGGTGTCGGCGCGTGCATCGCGGTCGGTGGCCAGCCGGTCCTGGTGGCTGGCGCGCTGGTCGTGCTCGTCGCCGCGATCGCGCTCGCGCTGGCGCCGAGCAGGCCCGCGATCGCCGGCATGGTGGTGGTCGGTGCCGGCGTCCAGGTCCTGCTGCGGCTGCCTGACACCGGTCCCGCAGGGCTGACCGCGCTGGCGAGCCTCGTCGGGGCCGCTGCCGTGGCCGGGTCCGCCTACCGCCGGGCCGGTGGCACGGCGCGGCGACGGGCCAGGAGGGTCGCGCTGGCCGGCGGCATGGTGGGCGGCTTGGTCCTGGTGCCGGTGGTGGTCGCGGGGGCGATCACCTGGCGCAACGGCAGCCGCGCGGCGGAGGAGAGCCGGGCGTGGCTCGACGCGGCACGTGCGGGTGATCAGCAGGGGGTGCTCGCCCACCTCCGATCGGCTCGTGAGGCGTTCGACACGACGGCCTCGGCGACCACTGCCTGGTACGTCCAGCCCGGCCGGGCGCTGCCGATCGTGGGGCGCCAGCTCGACGCGGTCACCACCGTTGCCCGTTCCGGGGCCGCGATCGTCGACGCGGCGACCCGGGCGGCCGAGGTCGCCGACGTCGAGCAGCTCCGCGTCGAGGGGGGACGGGTCGACGTCGAGCTGCTCGCCGCCCTCGCCCAGCCGATGCACGACGCGGCGGAGGTGATGGCTGGGAGCCTCGGGGAGCTCGGCGCGCTCGACGAGACATGGCTGCTGCCCGTCGTCCGTGCGCGGGTCGACCGCTTCGAGCAGCAGGTGATCGAGGCCATCGACGACGCGGACCTGGCGGCGGTCGCGCTCGATGTGGCACCCGACCTGCTCGGTCGCAGTGGTGCCCGCCGGTACCTGATCCTGTTCACCAGCCCGGCCGAGACCAGGGAGCTCGGGGGGTTCATGGGCAACTGGGGGGAGCTGGTGGCCGACGGGGGCGCCCTCGAGCTCACGACCAGCGGCCGGGCAGCCGACCTCAACGCGGGCAGCCGGCTCCCACTGGGACAGCACCCCCCGCTGGCGGATCCCGCCCGCTACCCGGAGCGTTACCTCCAATACCGGCCGTGGACCCACTGGCAGAACATCACTGGCACCCCCGACTTCCCGACCGTGGCGGAGATGGCCCGGGAGCTCTACCCGCTCGCACGCGAGGGCGAGGCCATCGACGGTGTGCTCTACGTCGACCCTGAGGGCCTGGCCGCGCTACTCCGCCTCGTCGGCGAGATCAGGGTCGCGGGCTACGAGCAGCCGCTCACCCCCGACAACGTGGCCGACTTCCTGCTGCGTCAGCAGTACGCGCAGTTCCCCGACACCGACGAGCGGGTCGACTTCCTCGAGCGGGTGTCACGAGAGACCTTCGAGCGGCTCACCACCGGCGACCTGCCCGGGCCCCGCACCGTCGGTGAGGCACTCGGGCCGGCCGTGGCGGCGGGGCAGCTGCGCTTCTGGGCCTTCGACCCCCGTGAGCAGGCGCTCCTGCGGCGTCTGGGGCTCGATGGAGCGATGGCGCCACCTGCCCCCGGCTCCGACGGGCTGCTCGTCACCGTGGCCAACGCCAATCCGAACAAGCTCGATGCCTACCTGCACCGCACGGTCCGATACGACGTCGAGCTCGATCCCGCCACCGGGGTGATGGAGGGACGAGTGGCGATCGAGCTCTTCAACGACGCTCCTGCCGGCGGGTCCGACTACGCGGCCGGCAACGACTACGGCTTCCCCCACGGCTCCAACCGGACCTACCTGTCGCTCTTCAGCCGGTTCCCGGTCACCTCGGCCACCGTCGAGGGGGAGGTCCTGCCGGTCGAGATGCACGAGGAGTACGGCTGGCGGCGCGCCGGGGCGCACGTCGTCGTCCCACCGCGCGGCCGGCTGGCGGTCACGTTCACGGTGAGAGGCTCGATGGAACCCGATCGCTACCGGTTGGACGTCCGGGCCCCGGCGCTGGTGTTCCCCGATCGGATCGAGGTGACGGTCCACCGCCGCGACGGCGAGCGGCAGCCCCTCGTGATCGATGGGCCCGGGGTGTCGGGCGAGGGCTCGTCGGGAGCCGGGTCGGCCCGATTCGACCTGCGAGGAGCCGCCGTGGTGCGGGTGGCGTCCCCGCCGGGGGGAGCCGGGAAGTGA
- a CDS encoding alpha/beta fold hydrolase gives MTDPCPPPNLPEVEHVVELADGRVLGYAEFGDRAGLPVLWFHGTPGASKQVPPEAPTVARDRGIRLIGLERPGTGRSSAHQYGRVLDWALDVRQVSDRLGLERFAVVGLSGGGPFVLACAYLMPDRVVAGAVLGGIGPTVGPEAAPGYTRLLAPFAPLLSLVAGPAGLAMTWLLRPLAAVAASPLFDLYARLGPGPDRSVLAQPEMKAAFLHDLTTAIPHGLRAPVYDLVLFARHWGFSLRDVQVPIRFWHGADDIVVPLSHGVHQAELVPDAQLTVVPGGGHFAGYETVHEVFDTLLLLWRGEVHRHRREGSAV, from the coding sequence GTGACCGATCCTTGCCCGCCTCCGAACCTGCCGGAGGTCGAGCACGTGGTCGAACTGGCCGACGGGCGCGTGCTCGGGTACGCGGAGTTCGGTGATCGAGCCGGCCTTCCCGTGCTGTGGTTCCACGGCACCCCGGGTGCATCCAAGCAGGTGCCACCCGAAGCGCCGACGGTGGCTCGGGATCGGGGGATCCGCCTGATCGGCCTGGAGCGTCCGGGCACCGGGCGCTCTTCCGCGCACCAGTACGGGCGGGTCCTCGATTGGGCGCTCGACGTGCGCCAGGTGAGCGACCGGCTCGGTTTGGAGCGGTTCGCCGTGGTCGGCCTGTCGGGCGGCGGCCCGTTCGTGCTGGCGTGCGCCTACCTGATGCCCGATCGGGTCGTCGCCGGCGCGGTGCTCGGCGGCATCGGCCCGACCGTCGGTCCCGAGGCCGCGCCCGGCTACACCCGGCTGCTGGCGCCGTTCGCGCCGCTGCTGTCGCTGGTCGCCGGTCCGGCCGGGTTGGCCATGACCTGGTTGCTGCGACCGCTGGCGGCCGTGGCGGCCTCCCCGTTGTTCGACCTGTACGCCCGCCTCGGGCCAGGTCCCGACCGCTCGGTGCTCGCCCAACCCGAGATGAAGGCCGCCTTCCTGCACGACCTCACCACTGCGATCCCGCACGGGTTGCGCGCCCCGGTGTACGACCTGGTGCTCTTCGCCCGCCATTGGGGGTTCTCGCTGCGGGACGTACAGGTGCCGATCCGGTTCTGGCACGGCGCCGACGACATCGTGGTCCCCCTCAGCCACGGAGTCCACCAGGCCGAGTTGGTGCCCGACGCGCAGCTCACCGTGGTGCCGGGCGGCGGCCACTTCGCCGGCTACGAGACGGTCCACGAGGTGTTCGACACCCTGCTGCTGTTGTGGCGGGGCGAGGTCCATCGGCACCGCCGCGAGGGTTCGGCGGTCTGA
- a CDS encoding nuclear transport factor 2 family protein: MELSDLLEIEAIKRVKYAYLRCIDQKLWAELRELFTEDAVASYSGGKYHLEGRDDIVAFLERNMGAPTFHSSHRVHHPEIDLTGPDTALGTWAMDDVVIMTDWNVTVRGAAFYRDEYRKVGRDWKIASTGYKRTYEELQSRAEVPGLALTASWWSTGGVSQLDAG, from the coding sequence ATGGAGCTGAGCGACCTCCTCGAGATCGAGGCCATCAAGCGGGTCAAGTACGCCTACCTCCGCTGCATCGACCAGAAGCTTTGGGCGGAGCTGCGCGAGCTGTTCACGGAGGACGCGGTGGCCTCCTACAGCGGGGGGAAGTACCACCTGGAGGGCCGGGACGACATCGTCGCCTTCCTCGAGCGGAACATGGGCGCGCCGACGTTCCATTCGAGCCATCGAGTCCACCACCCCGAGATCGATCTCACCGGCCCCGACACCGCCCTCGGCACGTGGGCGATGGACGACGTGGTGATCATGACCGACTGGAACGTGACGGTGCGGGGGGCGGCGTTCTACCGGGACGAGTACCGCAAGGTCGGGAGAGACTGGAAGATCGCCAGCACCGGCTACAAGCGCACCTACGAGGAGCTGCAGTCCCGAGCCGAGGTGCCCGGCCTGGCGTTGACCGCGAGCTGGTGGAGCACCGGCGGGGTCAGTCAGCTCGACGCCGGCTGA
- a CDS encoding gamma-glutamyl-gamma-aminobutyrate hydrolase family protein, giving the protein MSRLDARRPRIGISASFFHPDPERAVFKGKTLLYLDEAVSHWVASGGAVTYLIPTAPGTGPEVDDWVADLDGLVLPGGSDVCPRTYGEEPLRPEWAGDEIRDRYELDLLNRFHEAGKPVLGVCRGAQVINVAFGGTLYQDIPTQVAGALEHRDWHRYDRNEHEVQVVEGSALARLYPGVSTARTNSVHHQAVKDLGNGLTVEARAVADGIVEAVRLEDADDRYVFGVQWHPEWVGDREHLLSPRPILAEFLDRAREVASR; this is encoded by the coding sequence ATGAGCCGGCTCGACGCTCGCCGGCCACGGATCGGGATCTCGGCGAGTTTCTTCCACCCGGATCCCGAGCGGGCGGTGTTCAAGGGCAAGACGTTGCTCTACCTCGACGAGGCGGTCTCGCACTGGGTGGCCTCCGGTGGGGCCGTGACCTACCTCATCCCGACTGCTCCGGGCACCGGTCCCGAGGTCGACGACTGGGTGGCGGACCTCGACGGCCTGGTGCTGCCAGGCGGATCCGACGTCTGCCCCCGGACCTACGGCGAGGAGCCGCTCCGCCCGGAGTGGGCCGGCGACGAGATCCGGGACCGCTACGAGCTCGACCTCCTGAACCGTTTCCACGAAGCGGGCAAGCCGGTGCTCGGGGTGTGTCGCGGCGCGCAGGTCATCAACGTTGCGTTCGGTGGCACCCTCTACCAGGACATCCCCACCCAGGTGGCTGGTGCGCTCGAACATCGCGACTGGCACCGCTACGACCGCAATGAGCACGAGGTGCAGGTCGTGGAGGGCAGCGCGCTGGCGAGGTTGTACCCGGGCGTGTCGACGGCACGGACGAACAGCGTGCACCACCAGGCGGTGAAGGACCTGGGCAACGGGCTCACCGTGGAGGCACGGGCCGTCGCCGACGGCATCGTCGAGGCGGTCCGCCTCGAGGATGCGGATGATCGCTACGTCTTCGGCGTCCAATGGCATCCCGAGTGGGTTGGTGATCGGGAACACCTGCTGTCGCCGCGGCCCATCCTGGCCGAGTTCCTCGACCGCGCCCGCGAGGTGGCATCCCGATGA